In the Variovorax sp. S12S4 genome, one interval contains:
- a CDS encoding RidA family protein — protein MTSTAQHIAPEGLAAPGGHYSHATVANGFVFVSGQLPIAPGGTKLAEASFEEQTRQVLDNLKAALVAAGSSIDRLVQVRVYLDAIENWPAFNTLYAEWAGDARPARAIVPTGPLHFGFKVEMEAVALA, from the coding sequence ATGACAAGCACCGCTCAACACATCGCGCCCGAAGGCCTGGCCGCACCGGGCGGGCACTACAGCCACGCCACCGTGGCCAACGGCTTCGTCTTCGTTTCCGGCCAACTGCCCATTGCGCCCGGCGGCACCAAGCTGGCCGAGGCCTCGTTCGAAGAACAGACGCGCCAGGTGCTCGACAACCTGAAGGCTGCATTGGTCGCGGCTGGTAGCAGCATCGATCGCCTGGTGCAGGTTCGCGTCTACCTTGACGCCATCGAGAACTGGCCGGCCTTCAACACCCTCTACGCGGAGTGGGCCGGCGATGCGCGGCCGGCCCGTGCCATCGTGCCGACGGGGCCGCTGCACTTCGGGTTCAAGGTCGAGATGGAGGCGGTCGCGCTGGCGTAG